A section of the Mesorhizobium loti genome encodes:
- a CDS encoding peptidase M50 produces MSPIVTAILVASNLGLIFLLMTAPLGLRTVRMSRLIAVDRQRLWPALWPLGSDAGWSGEILSAGALDGEGVSRIMLSWEGRDGRPIERRARFDDVVEGSRFSMRVVEDTALDASFWKDYRETAELVSEDGGTRVTLSQTDRYRGVAFLVFRYFAMRRELSKLQRWALTGQYRKGGWFEHPLSQVGFAVLSALMLWPFFGLHLGGLALASILTSVVALHELGHMAAFRLMGHRKARMIFIPLLGGVAIGGRPYNSRFEVAFVALMGAGFSAFLVPIVIAASALAGGEGHKAAAALLAALAGCAALFNIANLVPVWKFDGGQVLRQICPGPIALALASFFLLSAFLAVGWRAGFSSGFLLAAGAVFSILSLLTMGSGVKPRHELEPIRTVDRFAIAGALLAVFVIHGCGVLWASAQLL; encoded by the coding sequence GTGTCGCCCATCGTCACGGCCATTCTGGTGGCCAGCAATCTCGGGCTGATCTTTCTCTTGATGACCGCGCCGCTTGGTTTGCGCACGGTCAGGATGAGCCGCTTGATTGCGGTGGACCGTCAGCGCCTCTGGCCGGCGCTGTGGCCGCTTGGCAGCGATGCCGGCTGGTCCGGCGAGATCCTGTCGGCGGGGGCGCTGGACGGGGAGGGCGTGTCCCGCATCATGCTGTCGTGGGAAGGCCGCGACGGCAGGCCGATCGAACGCAGGGCACGGTTTGACGATGTCGTCGAAGGCAGCCGCTTCTCGATGCGTGTCGTCGAGGATACCGCGCTCGACGCCTCGTTCTGGAAAGACTATCGCGAAACCGCCGAACTCGTCTCCGAAGACGGTGGCACGCGGGTGACGCTCAGCCAGACGGATCGCTACCGCGGCGTTGCCTTTCTGGTGTTCCGTTACTTCGCCATGCGCCGCGAGCTGTCCAAGCTGCAACGCTGGGCGCTAACCGGTCAGTATCGCAAGGGCGGCTGGTTCGAGCATCCGCTCAGCCAGGTTGGGTTTGCCGTGCTGTCGGCATTGATGCTGTGGCCGTTCTTCGGGCTCCACCTCGGCGGGCTGGCGCTCGCCTCGATCCTTACCTCGGTCGTGGCCCTGCATGAACTCGGCCATATGGCGGCGTTCCGGCTGATGGGCCACCGCAAGGCGCGGATGATCTTCATCCCGCTGCTCGGCGGGGTCGCCATTGGCGGCAGGCCTTACAACAGCCGTTTCGAAGTGGCCTTCGTGGCGCTGATGGGGGCGGGCTTCTCCGCCTTCCTGGTGCCGATCGTCATTGCCGCCAGCGCGCTTGCGGGCGGCGAGGGGCACAAGGCCGCGGCCGCGCTGCTGGCGGCGCTGGCGGGCTGCGCCGCCTTGTTCAACATCGCCAATCTGGTGCCGGTGTGGAAGTTCGACGGCGGCCAGGTGTTGCGCCAGATCTGTCCGGGGCCGATCGCACTGGCGCTGGCCTCGTTCTTCCTGCTCTCGGCTTTCCTGGCGGTGGGGTGGCGGGCCGGCTTTTCCTCCGGCTTCCTGCTCGCGGCGGGAGCCGTCTTTTCAATCCTCAGCCTGCTGACCATGGGCAGCGGGGTCAAGCCACGCCACGAGCTGGAACCGATCCGCACGGTCGACCGCTTCGCCATCGCCGGTGCGCTGCTGGCGGTGTTCGTCATCCATGGCTGCGGCGTGCTGTGGGCGTCGGCGCAGTTGCTTTGA
- the lipB gene encoding lipoyl(octanoyl) transferase LipB — MTERSQIATSFLPLPGSAPVEWRIEPGLTAYPDALAFMETRAEAIRGGAASEMVWLVEHPPLYTAGTSARVEDLIDPDRFPVFSAGRGGEYTYHGPGQRVAYVMLDLKRRREDVRAFVAALEQWIIGTLAAFNVRGERREDRVGVWVVRPDRTALPDGSPAEDKIAAIGIRLRRWVSFHGIAINVEPDLDHFSGIVPCGVQDHGVTSLVDLGLPIGMADLDLALKSAFEDVFGPAVAAPAEPVRRTG; from the coding sequence ATGACAGAACGCAGCCAGATCGCCACCTCGTTCCTGCCGCTCCCCGGTTCAGCACCGGTCGAGTGGCGCATCGAGCCTGGCCTTACCGCCTATCCCGATGCGCTTGCCTTCATGGAGACGCGTGCCGAGGCGATACGCGGCGGGGCCGCCAGCGAAATGGTCTGGCTGGTCGAACATCCGCCGCTCTACACCGCCGGCACCAGTGCGCGCGTCGAGGACCTGATCGATCCCGACCGGTTCCCGGTCTTTTCGGCCGGTCGCGGCGGCGAATACACTTATCATGGGCCGGGCCAGCGGGTAGCTTATGTCATGCTGGACCTGAAACGGCGGCGCGAGGATGTGCGCGCCTTCGTCGCCGCGCTCGAACAGTGGATCATCGGCACGCTCGCCGCCTTCAACGTGCGCGGCGAACGCCGCGAGGACCGGGTCGGCGTCTGGGTGGTGCGGCCCGATCGCACTGCCTTGCCGGACGGTTCGCCGGCCGAGGACAAGATCGCGGCGATAGGTATCCGGCTGCGGCGCTGGGTGAGTTTTCACGGCATCGCCATCAATGTCGAACCGGATCTCGACCATTTCAGCGGCATCGTGCCCTGCGGCGTGCAGGACCACGGTGTCACCAGCCTCGTCGACCTCGGCCTTCCCATTGGCATGGCCGACCTCGATCTGGCGCTGAAATCAGCCTTCGAGGATGTTTTCGGTCCCGCCGTGGCTGCGCCCGCCGAGCCAGTCCGAAGGACTGGTTGA
- a CDS encoding ABC transporter ATP-binding protein, with protein MAEVIIELKSVERHYVQGPRKLTILNGADFSLRRGEMVALVAPSGTGKSTLLHTAGLLERPDAGDVILSGRACGRLSDDERTSIRRNDVGFVYQFHHLLPEFSALENIMMPQLIKGLPRKEAAERAAQLLDYMQIGKRASHRPAELSGGEQQRVAIARAVANAPLVLLADEPTGNLDPVTASYVFEALEALVRQSGLAALIATHNHELASRMDRRVTLADGKVVPL; from the coding sequence GTGGCCGAGGTCATTATCGAGCTGAAGAGCGTCGAGCGGCACTATGTCCAGGGGCCGCGCAAGCTCACCATCCTGAACGGCGCCGATTTCTCGCTGCGGCGCGGCGAGATGGTAGCGCTGGTTGCGCCGTCGGGCACCGGCAAGTCGACGCTGCTGCATACGGCCGGCCTGCTGGAGCGCCCCGATGCCGGCGACGTGATCCTGTCCGGACGGGCCTGCGGTCGGCTGTCCGACGACGAGCGCACGTCGATCCGACGCAACGATGTCGGCTTCGTCTACCAGTTCCATCATCTGCTGCCCGAGTTTTCCGCGCTGGAAAACATCATGATGCCGCAGCTGATCAAGGGCCTGCCGCGCAAGGAAGCGGCCGAGCGCGCCGCCCAGCTGCTCGATTACATGCAGATCGGCAAGCGCGCCTCGCACCGGCCGGCCGAATTGTCCGGCGGTGAGCAGCAGCGCGTCGCCATCGCGCGTGCCGTTGCCAATGCGCCGCTGGTGCTGCTGGCCGACGAGCCGACCGGCAATCTCGATCCGGTCACCGCCTCCTATGTGTTCGAAGCCCTGGAGGCGCTGGTGCGGCAGTCGGGTCTGGCCGCGCTGATCGCCACCCACAATCACGAACTGGCATCGCGCATGGACCGGCGCGTCACGCTCGCCGACGGCAAGGTCGTGCCGCTGTAG
- a CDS encoding DUF1467 family protein: protein MSWVSFTALFFATWWVVLFAVLPFSVRTQDDDHDVTLGTVPSAPRGPHMLRAVIRTTIATAILMGIFYGLTHGLGYSLNDIPHIVPDFGQTPAK from the coding sequence ATGAGCTGGGTTTCGTTCACCGCCCTGTTTTTCGCGACGTGGTGGGTGGTGCTGTTCGCCGTCCTGCCGTTCAGCGTCAGGACACAGGACGACGATCATGACGTGACGCTGGGCACGGTTCCAAGCGCGCCGCGTGGCCCGCACATGCTGCGTGCGGTCATCCGCACCACCATCGCCACGGCGATCCTGATGGGCATTTTTTATGGCCTGACGCATGGCCTGGGATACAGCCTCAACGACATCCCGCACATCGTGCCGGATTTCGGCCAGACACCGGCAAAATAG
- a CDS encoding HpcH/HpaI aldolase/citrate lyase family protein: protein MSHTINHLRKLRLQRSELAVPGSSPEMIDKAANSAADFVFLDIEDAVAPPDKERARKNIIQALNDIDWRAKGKTVSVRINGLDTHYMYRDVVDVMEQAGDRLDTILVPKVGVPADLYMVEAMVNQIEMAKGFKTRVGLEALIETALGMANVEAIAATPGRLEAMHFGVADYAASCKARTVNIGGLNPDYPGDQWHFALSRMTVACRAYGLRAIDGPFGDFSDPEGYIAGAKRAAALGIEGKWAIHPSQIALANDVFSPPEKEVARARRILEVLKEAEALGKGAAALDGKMIDAASERMARNVLVVNEAIERAGQLTS from the coding sequence ATGAGCCACACCATCAACCACCTCAGGAAATTGAGACTCCAGCGCAGCGAGCTGGCGGTTCCCGGCTCCAGCCCGGAGATGATCGACAAGGCAGCCAACAGCGCCGCCGACTTCGTCTTCCTCGACATCGAGGACGCGGTCGCACCGCCCGACAAGGAACGCGCCCGCAAGAACATCATCCAGGCGCTCAACGATATCGACTGGCGCGCCAAGGGCAAGACCGTCTCGGTGCGCATCAATGGGCTGGACACCCACTACATGTACCGCGACGTCGTCGACGTGATGGAACAGGCCGGCGACCGGCTGGACACCATTCTGGTGCCGAAGGTCGGCGTGCCGGCCGATCTCTACATGGTCGAGGCCATGGTCAACCAGATCGAGATGGCCAAGGGTTTCAAGACCCGTGTCGGCTTGGAAGCCCTGATCGAGACCGCGCTCGGCATGGCCAATGTCGAGGCGATTGCCGCGACGCCTGGCCGGCTGGAAGCCATGCATTTCGGCGTTGCCGACTATGCGGCGAGCTGCAAGGCGCGCACCGTCAATATTGGCGGCCTCAACCCCGACTATCCCGGCGACCAGTGGCATTTCGCGCTGTCGCGGATGACCGTCGCCTGCCGCGCCTACGGCTTGCGCGCCATCGACGGACCATTCGGCGATTTCTCCGATCCGGAAGGCTACATCGCCGGGGCAAAACGCGCCGCCGCCCTCGGCATCGAAGGCAAATGGGCGATCCACCCCTCGCAGATCGCGCTCGCCAACGACGTCTTCTCGCCGCCGGAAAAGGAAGTCGCGCGGGCCAGGCGCATCCTCGAGGTGCTCAAGGAAGCCGAGGCCCTGGGAAAAGGCGCCGCCGCACTCGACGGCAAGATGATCGACGCCGCGTCGGAACGCATGGCGCGCAATGTGCTGGTGGTCAACGAGGCCATCGAACGCGCCGGCCAACTGACCAGCTGA
- a CDS encoding lipoprotein-releasing ABC transporter permease subunit, with protein sequence MSEAAAARSAGAGPFSIFERTVAWRYLRSRRKETVISVIASISFLGIMLGVATLIVVMAVMNGFRAELLTRILGVNGHLIVQPLDSPLEDYAQVAGRINGVPGIKYAIPLIDGQVLAQGNVGGGTGALVRGIRGEDLGKIAIVASNVKQGTLADFDSGEGVAIGKRMAENLGLTLGDTITLISPDGDVTPLGTTPRMKGYKIAAIFEVGMSEYDSSIVYMPFSEAQLYFNMDGRAQTIEIYVDNPDNVDALKPKVEEAAQRPIDIVDWRQRNETFFSALQVERNVMFMILTLIVLVAALNIISGLIMLVKDKGHDIAILRTMGASRGAILRIFLMTGAAIGVTGTLAGVLLGVLICTNIESIRQFFSWMTGKVLFNPELYFLSQLPAKMDPRETTYVIIMALGLSFLATVFPAWRAARLDPVEALRYE encoded by the coding sequence ATGAGCGAGGCGGCTGCGGCAAGATCGGCGGGCGCCGGCCCTTTCTCCATCTTCGAACGCACGGTGGCGTGGCGCTATTTGCGCTCGCGGCGCAAGGAGACGGTGATCTCGGTCATCGCCTCGATCTCCTTCCTCGGCATCATGCTGGGGGTGGCGACGCTGATCGTCGTCATGGCCGTGATGAACGGGTTCCGGGCCGAGCTTTTGACCCGCATCCTCGGCGTCAACGGCCATCTGATAGTACAGCCGCTTGATTCGCCGCTCGAGGATTACGCCCAGGTCGCTGGCCGCATCAACGGCGTGCCCGGCATCAAATACGCCATCCCGCTGATCGACGGCCAGGTGCTGGCGCAAGGCAATGTCGGTGGCGGCACCGGCGCGCTGGTGCGCGGCATACGCGGAGAGGATCTCGGCAAGATCGCCATCGTCGCCAGCAACGTCAAACAAGGCACGCTCGCCGATTTCGACTCGGGCGAAGGCGTCGCCATCGGCAAGCGCATGGCCGAGAATCTCGGGCTGACGCTCGGCGATACCATCACCTTGATCTCGCCCGATGGTGACGTGACGCCGCTGGGCACCACGCCGCGCATGAAGGGCTACAAGATCGCGGCGATCTTCGAAGTCGGCATGTCGGAATATGACAGCTCCATCGTCTACATGCCGTTCTCGGAAGCGCAGCTCTATTTCAACATGGATGGACGCGCGCAGACGATCGAGATCTATGTCGACAATCCCGACAATGTCGACGCGCTGAAGCCGAAGGTGGAGGAGGCGGCGCAACGGCCCATCGACATCGTCGACTGGCGCCAGCGCAACGAGACCTTTTTTTCCGCCCTGCAGGTCGAGCGCAACGTCATGTTCATGATCCTGACGCTGATCGTGCTGGTGGCGGCGCTCAACATCATTTCCGGGCTGATCATGCTGGTGAAGGACAAGGGGCACGATATCGCCATCCTGCGCACCATGGGCGCCTCGCGCGGCGCGATCTTGCGCATTTTCCTGATGACCGGCGCGGCGATCGGCGTCACCGGCACGCTCGCTGGCGTGCTGCTCGGGGTGCTGATCTGCACCAACATCGAATCGATCCGGCAGTTCTTCTCCTGGATGACCGGCAAGGTGCTGTTCAATCCGGAGCTCTACTTCCTCAGCCAGCTGCCGGCGAAGATGGATCCGCGCGAGACCACCTATGTCATCATCATGGCGCTCGGCCTGTCGTTCCTGGCGACCGTGTTTCCGGCGTGGCGGGCCGCCCGCCTCGATCCGGTCGAAGCCTTGAGGTACGAGTAG
- the mce gene encoding methylmalonyl-CoA epimerase — protein sequence MLGRLNHVALAVPDLAAAVAAYRNTLGAEVTEPQALPEHGVTVVFVNVGNTKIELLEPLGECSPIAAFLAKNPSGGMHHLCYEVDDILAARDQLKAAGARVLGDGNPKTGAHGKPVLFLHPKDFFGTLIELEQS from the coding sequence ATGCTTGGACGGTTGAACCATGTCGCGCTTGCGGTGCCGGATCTGGCGGCGGCGGTTGCCGCCTACCGCAACACGCTGGGCGCCGAAGTGACGGAGCCGCAGGCTTTGCCGGAGCATGGCGTCACGGTGGTGTTCGTCAATGTCGGCAACACCAAGATCGAATTGCTGGAGCCCTTGGGCGAATGCTCGCCAATCGCGGCGTTCCTTGCGAAGAACCCGTCCGGCGGCATGCACCACCTCTGCTACGAGGTCGACGACATCCTGGCCGCGCGTGATCAGCTCAAGGCCGCTGGCGCTCGCGTGCTGGGCGACGGCAACCCGAAGACCGGTGCCCATGGCAAGCCGGTGCTGTTCCTGCATCCGAAGGATTTCTTCGGCACGCTGATCGAACTGGAGCAATCATGA
- a CDS encoding ribonuclease J — protein MAKAENAELVFVPLGGVGEIGMNFALYGYGPPSAREWIVIDVGVTFPDAAHPGVDLILPDTRFIEENLANLRGIIITHAHEDHYGALLDIWPKLKAPVWMTPFSAGLLEAKRQGEQGAAKIPLTIYRAGEKFTVGPFEIEAIPVAHSIPEPMSLAITTPAGTVIHTGDWKIDPEPTIGPKTDEARFRAYGDKGVLALICDSTNALREGESPSEVAVGEGLKGVIQAAKGRVAVTTFSSNVGRIVSIARAARDAGRQCLVLGRSLKRVIDVADELGYMDGLPEFIAEEDFGFIPRENLVIICTGSQGEPLAALAKLSRDEMKSVSLTAGDTVVFSSRTIPGNEKAILEIKNRLIDLGIKIIEDGDALVHVSGHPRRSELRKMYEWVRPQIGVPVHGEAAHLVAQGSLMSTSGIGQVAQVRDGDMLRLAPGPATIIDQVPFGRIYKDGKLIGTDQAMGIRDRRKLSFAGHVAVNVVLDDKYELAGDPDLVAIGVAEADASGETLEDLMIDAAVGAVDSIPRQRRKDLDLVQEAVRRAVRGAANEAWGKKPLVTVFVTR, from the coding sequence ATGGCGAAAGCGGAAAACGCCGAACTCGTCTTCGTGCCGCTCGGCGGTGTCGGCGAGATCGGTATGAACTTCGCCCTCTACGGCTACGGCCCGCCGAGCGCGCGCGAATGGATTGTCATCGATGTCGGTGTCACCTTTCCAGACGCGGCGCATCCGGGCGTCGACCTGATCCTGCCCGACACGCGCTTCATCGAGGAGAACCTCGCCAATCTGCGCGGCATCATCATCACCCACGCGCACGAGGATCATTACGGCGCGCTGCTCGACATCTGGCCGAAGCTGAAGGCGCCGGTGTGGATGACGCCGTTCAGCGCCGGGCTGCTGGAAGCCAAGCGCCAGGGCGAGCAGGGAGCAGCCAAGATCCCGCTGACGATCTACCGGGCTGGCGAGAAATTCACCGTCGGCCCGTTCGAGATCGAGGCCATTCCGGTGGCGCACTCCATCCCCGAGCCGATGTCGCTGGCCATCACCACGCCAGCTGGTACCGTCATCCACACAGGCGACTGGAAGATCGATCCGGAGCCGACGATCGGACCCAAGACCGACGAGGCGCGTTTCCGCGCCTATGGCGACAAGGGCGTGCTGGCGCTGATCTGCGATTCGACCAATGCGCTGCGCGAAGGCGAGTCGCCTTCGGAAGTCGCCGTCGGCGAGGGGCTGAAGGGCGTCATCCAGGCCGCCAAGGGCCGCGTCGCCGTGACCACCTTCTCCTCCAATGTCGGGCGCATCGTTTCCATCGCCAGGGCGGCACGCGATGCCGGCCGCCAATGCCTGGTGCTTGGCCGTTCGCTGAAGCGCGTCATCGATGTCGCCGACGAACTCGGCTATATGGACGGCCTTCCGGAGTTCATCGCCGAGGAGGATTTCGGCTTCATTCCGCGCGAAAACCTGGTCATCATCTGTACCGGCAGCCAAGGCGAGCCGCTGGCGGCACTTGCAAAACTGTCGCGCGACGAGATGAAATCGGTATCGCTGACGGCGGGTGACACGGTGGTGTTTTCCTCGCGCACCATTCCCGGCAATGAAAAGGCGATCCTCGAGATCAAGAACCGCCTTATCGATCTCGGCATCAAGATCATCGAGGACGGCGACGCGCTGGTGCATGTCTCCGGCCACCCCCGGCGCAGCGAGCTGCGCAAGATGTATGAATGGGTGCGCCCACAGATCGGCGTTCCCGTGCACGGCGAGGCGGCGCATCTGGTGGCGCAGGGATCGCTGATGTCGACCTCCGGCATCGGCCAGGTGGCGCAGGTGCGCGACGGCGATATGCTGAGGCTCGCCCCCGGTCCCGCCACCATCATCGACCAGGTGCCGTTCGGCCGCATCTACAAGGACGGCAAGCTGATCGGTACCGACCAGGCGATGGGCATCCGCGACCGGCGCAAATTGTCCTTTGCCGGCCATGTCGCGGTCAATGTCGTGCTGGACGACAAATATGAGCTGGCCGGCGATCCCGACCTGGTCGCCATCGGCGTCGCCGAGGCCGATGCCAGCGGCGAGACGCTCGAAGACCTGATGATCGATGCGGCGGTCGGCGCGGTCGACTCGATTCCCCGTCAGCGCCGGAAAGACCTGGACCTCGTGCAGGAGGCCGTGCGGCGCGCGGTGCGCGGTGCGGCCAACGAAGCCTGGGGCAAGAAGCCGCTGGTGACGGTGTTTGTTACGAGATGA
- the proS gene encoding proline--tRNA ligase — protein sequence MRLSRYFLPILKENPREAEIVSHRLMLRAGMIRQQGQGSFSWLPLGKRVLDKVCQIIREEQNRAGALEILMPTIQSADLWRESGRYDDYGKEMLRIKDRQDRDMLYGPTNEEVVTEIVRAYVKSYKDLPLNLYHIQWKFRDEVRPRFGVMRSREFLMKDAYSFDLNFEGARAAYNRMFVSYLRTFTRMGLQAIPMRADTGPIGGDLSHEFIILADTGESQVYCDRDYLSLQVPGENTDFANDAEISDIVKTWTTPYAATDEMHDEAAWDKLGEADRVSARGIEVGHIFHFGDKYSKPMGAKVTGPDGKDHFVSGGSYGIGPSRLVAAIIEASHDENGIIWPDAVAPFDIGLINMKVGDADCDRVCDELHAAFAASGKDVLYDDTDQRPGGKFATADLIGLPWQVIVGPRGVAAGEVEIKNRKTGERVTLPIADAKKRFGAAA from the coding sequence ATGCGTTTGTCGCGCTATTTCCTGCCTATCCTCAAAGAAAATCCGCGTGAGGCCGAGATCGTCTCGCACCGGCTGATGCTGCGTGCCGGCATGATCCGCCAGCAGGGGCAGGGCAGTTTTTCCTGGCTGCCACTCGGCAAGCGGGTGCTGGACAAGGTTTGCCAGATCATCCGCGAGGAGCAGAACCGCGCCGGCGCGCTGGAGATCCTGATGCCGACCATCCAGTCGGCCGATCTGTGGCGCGAAAGCGGCCGCTATGACGACTACGGCAAGGAGATGCTGCGCATCAAGGATCGCCAGGACCGCGACATGCTCTACGGCCCGACCAATGAGGAAGTGGTCACCGAGATCGTCCGCGCCTACGTCAAGTCCTACAAGGACCTGCCGCTCAATCTCTACCACATCCAATGGAAGTTCCGTGACGAGGTGCGGCCGCGCTTCGGCGTCATGCGCTCACGCGAATTCCTGATGAAGGACGCCTATTCCTTCGACCTCAACTTCGAAGGCGCGAGGGCGGCCTACAACAGGATGTTCGTGTCCTATCTCAGGACCTTCACGCGCATGGGCCTTCAGGCAATCCCGATGCGCGCCGACACCGGGCCGATCGGTGGCGATCTCAGCCACGAATTTATCATCCTGGCGGACACCGGCGAGAGCCAGGTCTATTGCGATCGCGATTATCTGTCGCTCCAGGTGCCTGGCGAAAACACCGACTTCGCCAATGACGCCGAGATATCGGACATCGTCAAAACCTGGACGACGCCTTACGCGGCCACCGACGAGATGCATGATGAGGCGGCGTGGGACAAGCTCGGTGAAGCGGACCGGGTCTCGGCTCGGGGCATCGAGGTTGGCCACATCTTCCATTTCGGCGACAAATATTCGAAGCCCATGGGCGCCAAGGTGACCGGGCCCGACGGCAAGGATCATTTCGTCTCCGGCGGCTCCTACGGCATCGGCCCGTCGCGGCTTGTCGCGGCGATCATCGAAGCCAGCCATGACGAGAACGGCATCATCTGGCCGGACGCCGTGGCGCCGTTCGACATCGGTCTGATCAACATGAAGGTGGGCGACGCCGACTGCGACCGCGTCTGTGACGAGCTCCATGCCGCCTTCGCAGCCAGCGGCAAGGATGTGCTCTATGACGACACCGACCAGCGACCGGGCGGCAAGTTCGCCACAGCCGACCTGATCGGCCTGCCCTGGCAGGTGATCGTCGGGCCGCGCGGCGTGGCCGCTGGCGAGGTCGAGATCAAGAATCGCAAGACCGGCGAGCGGGTGACGCTGCCGATCGCCGATGCCAAAAAACGCTTCGGTGCCGCCGCATGA
- the sucD gene encoding succinate--CoA ligase subunit alpha, producing MAILLNRSTRVIVQGFTGKIGSFHAEDMKRYGTKLVGGVTPGKGGQTHLGLPVFNTVKGAVRETRAEASIVFVPPPFAADSIMEAADAGIKLCVCITDGIPSQDMMQVKRYMRRYRFEDRMRLIGPNCAGVITPGQALMGIMPGSIYLPGRVGIVGRSGTLGYEAASQMKALGIGVSTSVGIGGDPINGSSFKDMLKLFEQDDDTDAVVMIGEIGGPQEAEAAIWARDNMRKPLIAYIAGLSAPKGRRMGHAGAIISAFGESAQEKVEILKEAGVIIVPTPSTFGEVVADTLARMKKAA from the coding sequence ATGGCAATCCTGCTCAACCGCAGCACCCGGGTCATCGTCCAGGGTTTCACCGGCAAGATCGGCAGCTTCCATGCCGAGGACATGAAGCGATACGGCACCAAGCTTGTCGGCGGCGTCACCCCCGGCAAGGGCGGCCAGACGCATCTCGGCCTGCCCGTCTTCAACACCGTCAAGGGCGCGGTGCGCGAAACCCGCGCCGAGGCGAGCATCGTCTTCGTGCCGCCGCCCTTCGCCGCCGATTCGATCATGGAGGCCGCCGATGCTGGCATAAAACTCTGCGTCTGCATCACCGACGGCATCCCCTCGCAGGACATGATGCAGGTCAAGCGCTACATGCGCCGCTACCGCTTCGAGGATCGCATGCGGCTGATCGGCCCGAACTGCGCCGGCGTCATCACGCCCGGGCAAGCACTGATGGGCATCATGCCAGGCTCTATCTACCTGCCCGGCCGCGTCGGCATTGTCGGCCGCTCCGGCACGCTCGGCTACGAAGCGGCCTCGCAGATGAAGGCGCTCGGCATCGGCGTGTCGACCAGCGTCGGCATCGGCGGCGACCCGATCAACGGCTCCTCCTTCAAGGACATGCTGAAACTCTTCGAGCAGGACGACGACACCGACGCCGTGGTGATGATCGGTGAGATCGGCGGACCGCAGGAAGCCGAAGCCGCGATCTGGGCGCGCGACAACATGCGCAAGCCCCTGATCGCCTACATTGCCGGCCTCTCCGCTCCGAAAGGCCGCCGCATGGGCCACGCCGGCGCCATCATCTCGGCCTTCGGCGAGTCGGCGCAGGAGAAGGTCGAAATCCTGAAGGAGGCAGGCGTCATCATCGTGCCGACGCCGTCGACGTTTGGCGAAGTGGTGGCCGATACGCTGGCGCGGATGAAGAAGGCGGCGTGA
- a CDS encoding malate--CoA ligase subunit beta, translated as MDIHEYQAKELLARHGVHVPRGGLAYSPEQATYRAREIGGGKWVLKAQVHSGARGKAGGIKLCANDEEISSAAEAMLGRKLVTQQTGPRGKLISRLYLEEAVDIAQELYVGFVLDRKEERVMIVASAAGGMEIEDIVEKAPDSILRTSVDPGVGMQRFQAREIAFGLGLDHDLIGKATETIFSCYQVFRDYDASMLEINPLVVTRDGNLIALDAKMSFDENALFRRPEISELRDKSQEDPRETFASDRGLSYVGLDGNIGCIINGAGLAMATMDMIKIAGGEPANFLDIGGGASPERVAKSFRAVLGDKNVETILVNIFAGINRCDWVAEGVIKAIREVGVTVPLVVRLSGTKAEEGRRILADSGEAVIVADTLAEAAEKAVAAWRAAAKKKAA; from the coding sequence ATGGACATCCACGAATATCAGGCCAAGGAACTGCTCGCTCGCCACGGCGTGCATGTACCGCGCGGCGGGCTGGCCTACAGCCCCGAGCAGGCGACCTACCGGGCGCGCGAGATCGGCGGCGGCAAATGGGTCTTGAAGGCGCAGGTTCACTCAGGCGCCCGCGGCAAGGCCGGCGGCATAAAACTGTGCGCCAATGACGAGGAGATCTCCAGCGCAGCCGAAGCAATGCTCGGGCGCAAGCTGGTGACCCAGCAGACCGGCCCGCGCGGCAAGCTGATCTCCAGGCTCTATCTCGAGGAGGCGGTCGATATCGCGCAGGAGCTCTATGTCGGCTTCGTCCTCGACCGCAAGGAAGAGCGCGTGATGATCGTGGCCTCGGCCGCCGGCGGCATGGAAATCGAGGACATCGTCGAGAAGGCCCCTGATTCCATCCTGCGCACCTCGGTCGATCCCGGCGTCGGCATGCAGCGTTTCCAGGCCCGCGAGATCGCCTTTGGGCTGGGCCTCGATCATGACCTGATCGGCAAGGCGACCGAGACCATCTTCAGCTGCTACCAGGTGTTCCGCGACTACGACGCCTCGATGCTGGAGATCAATCCGCTGGTGGTGACGCGCGACGGCAATCTGATCGCGCTCGACGCCAAGATGTCGTTCGACGAGAACGCGCTGTTCCGCCGCCCGGAAATCTCCGAACTGCGCGACAAGAGCCAGGAAGACCCGCGCGAAACCTTCGCCAGCGACCGTGGCCTCTCCTATGTCGGCCTCGACGGCAACATCGGCTGCATCATCAATGGCGCGGGGCTCGCCATGGCGACCATGGACATGATCAAGATCGCCGGCGGCGAGCCTGCCAATTTCCTCGATATTGGCGGCGGGGCGTCGCCGGAGCGGGTGGCGAAATCCTTCCGCGCCGTGCTCGGCGACAAGAATGTCGAGACCATCCTGGTCAACATCTTCGCCGGCATCAACCGCTGCGACTGGGTCGCGGAGGGCGTCATCAAGGCGATACGCGAGGTCGGCGTCACCGTACCGCTGGTGGTGCGGCTCTCCGGCACCAAGGCCGAGGAAGGACGCCGCATCCTGGCCGATTCCGGCGAGGCGGTGATCGTCGCCGACACACTTGCCGAAGCCGCCGAAAAAGCCGTCGCCGCCTGGCGCGCGGCCGCCAAGAAAAAAGCAGCCTAG